GTGAGTACTCGGTCTGATACAAGCCTTGATGTGGGCGCCCCGCTCAAGGACCGGTGGATCCGCTATTGGCCCTGGCCGTTTGGGGCACAAAAGAAAGTTGAGATAGCCGAGGCGATCGCTCAATCCCCGGACGGGATCCGTCTACGAGCGGAAGCGATGGATGAGGCCAAGCGTCTTCTCTACGTGAGCATGACCCGGGCGCGGGACTTCCTCGTGCTCGGATTTCCGGAAAAGAGAGGAGATTGCGAATGGCTGGGAGCATTGAATGTGCCGTGGCTCGCACCAGAGAGTGCGAGAGACTCGGTTGATCTGCAGGATGGCTCCACGATTCCATTTCAGTACCGGAGTCTTCAGGCTCCTAGTGTGATGACAGCCACGGTGGAACCAGATGTGGCCCTTCGATGGTTTCCCGTTCCTGCCTCGAGCACGGAACGCCTGCCGGCCACCTTTGCCGCGTCGGCTTCCGTCCGTCACCCATGCACAATTGTGGAAACCCTGCCACTTGGAGAACGGCTCAAGCTGAAGGCGGGAATCGACATGACGGCATTGGGCAATGCCATTCATGCTTGCATGGCAACCGCATTCACCGACCCAGACTGCCCAATCGACGAGACTCGGGCAGCACGCATCCTCAATGGTTTTGGCTTATCCGGTGCGGTCGATCCTACCGAGCTTGTGCGGCAGATTGGCGCTATTGATCAGTGGATAACCGCTCGTTGGCCTGATTGTCGCCGACATGCAGAGATGCCCATCGAGTCAATTCTCTCGAACGGTCAAATCATGCAGGGGCGAATCGATCTGTTGCTGGATGGACCAGATGGGTGGGTGGTGTTCGACCATAAGGCCAATCCAGCATCCAGAGACAAATGGAATGAAGTTGCCACCGAACACAGTGGGCAATTGTCCATGTACGCCAATGCACTGGTCCGTACGACCGGACGCTCAGTCAAAGAAGCCTGGATTGTTCTGCCGGTCGCGGCCGGAGCAGTTCGAATATCGATAGGCGAGTGATGTGCAGGAACGTAATCTGAAGGCATGAATATATATAACGGATGCGGTGGAAACATCCGAGCAGCGGAGGTTTGTGTGCAGGAACGGTTGTCGCCCAGTAGGCGCGGGGTTCAAGAGCACCAAGCATCCAATGGCCGTGTGTAACGAAAGTTGACGGGAAAGCGAAATGGCAAGTGACTTCGCTTGCGAATGGAGGTATTCTGCGACGAGGTGATCTTGCAACGATATCAAACAGTTCCATATAGGGGTGACCAGATCTTCCTATCCCATGCCATTGAATCTGGTAGTGCATGTTGACCATAGCTGATTCGATGAAAACGGCCGAACTTACTGAAAGACACTATGGAGCAGAACTCACAGCTGGGTCCTTAAAAGTTCCAGAGAGTCGGATTATTGCAGATCTGCTTCTCCGAGGCGTCGCGCCAGAAGAATGGCAGGAGACACTCTATAAACAGAATGCACTCCAAACCCGTAACCTTGAGACAGCGAGGCGACTGGGCCGACTGATCCGACAAAGACTGGAGTTGATGGATGCCGAGCTCTGGCGGCTTATTCGTGATGGCTCAAAGACCGTGGCTACGCACGCGTGTCTCGCGGCTGCCATTAAGCATAGTGCCTTGCTGGGAGACTTCTTAGATTTGGTCATCAGGGAGCAATACCGACTCTTTGCCTCAACACTCTCACCAACACTCTGGGAAGGGTATCTGAATGACTGTCGAGGCCGTGACTCTCTGATGCCGCTCTGGAACGACTCGACGAGGAGACGCTTGCGATCGACAGTGTACCAAACCCTTGCACAGGCAGGATTTCTAGACGGCACACGAACGCTACGGCTTCAACCAGTCCATATCGCCTCCGAAGTGCTTGGTTATTTGCGGGACCACCATGAAGAGTATGTGCTGCGTTGCATTCAGGTGTCTCCGTGAGTGATCTGCTGACCGACCGGCTTAACAAGATTCTTCCACGGATCATCTCAGATGACTTCCTGAGCGGCAGCGGCATCGGGAACGAGATTTCTTTCTACATTTTTGACTACCCGCCTGAAGAGGAGCTCCGAGTACGAGCTCACCTTCGTTTCTTAGTAGACCACATTCCCAAACAAAAACCAGAGCTTCGTTTCACGCACATCAACCTGTTCGATCTCGTGCTGGACCACCTCAAGCGCCGGAAATTGCTCGAGAAGGCACTACAGATACAACGGGAGAAGGGTGACGAAGCTCTCAAGGCGGCGTTGGCTGGCCCCCTCCATCCTGAGAAGCTCGCATCGATCTTTTGTGAAGTGGCCAGGCCGGATCAGATCAAGCTTGTCCTGGTGTCAGGTGTCGGAAGCGTGTATCCGCTACTCCGAACCAGCGGCTTGCTCAGTAATCTGCAGAATGTGATGGGACCCATTCCTCTCGTGCTGTTTTATCCAGGAAAGTACGATCAACTGACCCTCAGACTATTTGGGAAGCTGAGCCTGTCCGCACACTTTGACGGTGTAGCAAAGAGCAAGAAGCCGGAACATTATTACCGCGCCTTCAGATTAGTGCCCTAACAGAGGCTGACTATGAACATTCAGAATCTCTTCGAGCGAGACCTGTTCCGCTCCATCAACGGAGTCGTCAAGGCGGATCAGTTGGACGAATCGTCCGTCTGGCAGGAGTTGGACGAATTCGTGGTGACAAGAGAGCT
The Nitrospira sp. DNA segment above includes these coding regions:
- a CDS encoding DUF1819 family protein; protein product: MKTAELTERHYGAELTAGSLKVPESRIIADLLLRGVAPEEWQETLYKQNALQTRNLETARRLGRLIRQRLELMDAELWRLIRDGSKTVATHACLAAAIKHSALLGDFLDLVIREQYRLFASTLSPTLWEGYLNDCRGRDSLMPLWNDSTRRRLRSTVYQTLAQAGFLDGTRTLRLQPVHIASEVLGYLRDHHEEYVLRCIQVSP
- a CDS encoding DUF1788 domain-containing protein, with amino-acid sequence MSDLLTDRLNKILPRIISDDFLSGSGIGNEISFYIFDYPPEEELRVRAHLRFLVDHIPKQKPELRFTHINLFDLVLDHLKRRKLLEKALQIQREKGDEALKAALAGPLHPEKLASIFCEVARPDQIKLVLVSGVGSVYPLLRTSGLLSNLQNVMGPIPLVLFYPGKYDQLTLRLFGKLSLSAHFDGVAKSKKPEHYYRAFRLVP